Proteins encoded within one genomic window of Triticum aestivum cultivar Chinese Spring chromosome 2D, IWGSC CS RefSeq v2.1, whole genome shotgun sequence:
- the LOC123052002 gene encoding transcription factor MYB88 isoform X1, with translation MATGPDLTSSSAADAAAASSAAKKDRHIVSWSAEEDDVLRAQIAHHGTDNWTVIATQFKDKTARQCRRRWYNYLNTECKKGGWSREEDMLLCEAQKLLGNKWTEIAKVVSGRTDNAVKNRFSTLCKRRAKDDELFEENGTVCSNASAKRVLTRSGGVTCAAPGSSPPIKNMSSCKPDFKENLAPNMKSFGQQKSIQQDSRQPLASICPDNQSVNIVKTQSLVTKTSTKQLHGEEQSCVKHEGNFLKRNDPKLATLLQQADLLSSLATKVNTENTSQSMDEAWQKLQNHLVKKDDNDMSESSMSGTASLLDDLDDLIVDPYENEEEDEQKSREQNGATSQMAPDQIMDNCPVDQIADESSLCGNTLSSTMEPCPVAEILAHINLGEAAEDMGLHFMEYSSPTHAAQAQQAKADAEIPASVDLSESAEGSWSQIMEYTSPARTVLHANSSPAHTVQAQQAKADAEIPVSVDLSEAAEGSWSQFMEYTSPAHTVLHAEGDAETPASVKLSEAAEGSLPQCMEHMSPAHTLLRAKTDSEIPASANSNEAAEGSWSQFMEYMSPAHIVLHAKADAETPASINLGEAAEGSLPQCMEPMSPAHTLLRAKTDYEIPASANLSEAAKDDSLQCTEYTSPARADLQANADAEISENFSEVAQDSRLQCAKFTSPAHTAIKGKAVAKKGTSENCSDVPEDSSTQPCMEFTSPAHTVPTFHPFTDNVPTPKITASERNFLLSVLELASPGSKPETSQQPSCKRALLNSL, from the exons ATGGCGACCGGCCCCGATCtgacctcctcctccgccgccgacgccgccgccgcgtcgtCGGCGGCCAAGAAGGACCGCCACATCGTCAGTTGGAGCGCCGAG GAGGATGACGTGCTTCGTGCTCAGATTGCGCACCATGGAACTGACAA TTGGACAGTCATAGCCACACAATTCAAGGATAAGACTGCCAGACAGTGCAGGAGGAG ATGGTACAATTATTTGAATACAGAGTGCAAGAAAGGCGGGTGGTCTCGTGAAGAGGATATGCTTTTATGTGAG GCTCAAAAGCTTCTTGGTAACAAATGGACTGAAATAGCAAAGGTTGTCTCAGGCAG AACTGATAATGCAGTGAAGAATCGATTTTCTACGTTATGCAAAAGGCGGGCCAAGGATGATGAACTATTCGAGGAAAATGGCACAGTATGCTCCAATGCAAGTGCAAAGAGGGTACTGACACGGTCTGGTGGCGTCACATGTGCTGCACCTGGCTCCTCACCACCTATTAAGAACATGAG CTCTTGCAAACCTGATTTCAAGGAGAACTTAGCACCAAATATGAAGTCATTTGGACAGCAAAAGAGCATACAACAGGATTCTCGGCAACCCCTTGCTAGCATTTGTCCAGACAATCAGAGTGTGAATATTGTAAAAACCCAGAGTCTTGTCACTAAAACCTCaacaaagcaattacatggcgaagAACAGAGCT GTGTGAAGCATGAGGGTAATTTTTTGAAAAGGAATGATCCAAAACTTGCTACTTTACTTCAGCAAGCTGACTTGCTTTCTTCCCTAGCaacaaaagtaaatactgaaaataCAAGCCAAAGCATGGATGAAGCCTGGCAG AAACTACAGAATCATTTGGTTAAGAAAGATGATAATGACATGTCAGAGAGCAGTATGTCTGGAACAGCTTCACTCCTAGACGATCTCGACGATTTAATTGTTGATCCCTAtgagaatgaagaagaagatgaacagaAGTCCAG AGAGCAGAACGGAGCAACATCACAAATGGCTCCTGATCAAATAATGGATAATTGCCCAGTAGATCAAATCGCAGACGAAAGTAGCCTTTGTGGAAACACACTATCTAGTACTATGGAACCTTGCCCAG TTGCAGAAATTCTAGCTCATATAAACTTGGGTGAGGCTGCCGAAGATATGGGGCTTCATTTCATGGAATACAGTTCTCCTACTCATGCAGCTCAAGCTCAGCAAGCTAAAGCAGATGCAGAAATACCAGCGTCTGTAGACTTGAGTGAGTCTGCCGAAGGTAGCTGGTCTCAGATTATGGAATACACATCTCCCGCTCGTACAGTTTTGCATGCTAACAGTTCTCCTGCTCATACAGTTCAAGCTCAGCAGGCTAAAGCAGATGCAGAAATACCAGTGTCCGTAGACTTGAGTGAGGCTGCTGAAGGTAGCTGGTCTCAGTTTATGGAATACACGTCTCCTGCTCATACAGTTTTGCATGCTGAAGGAGATGCAGAAACACCCGCATCTGTAAAGTTGAGTGAGGCTGCTGAAGGCAGCCTGCCTCAGTGTATGGAACATATGTCTCCTGCTCATACACTTCTGCGAGCTAAAACAGATTCTGAAATACCAGCATCCGCAAACTCGAATGAGGCTGCAGAAGGTAGCTGGTCTCAGTTTATGGAATACATGTCTCCTGCTCATATAGTTTTACATGCTAAAGCAGATGCAGAAACACCAGCATCCATAAATTTGGGTGAGGCTGCCGAAGGTAGCCTGCCTCAATGTATGGAACCCATGTCTCCTGCTCATACACTTCTGCGAGCTAAAACAGATTATGAAATACCAGCATCAGCAAACTTGAGTGAGGCTGCCAAAGATGACAGTCTTCAGTGTACAGAATACACCTCTCCTGCTCGTGCAGATTTGCAAGCTAACGCAGATGCAGAAATATCAGAGAATTTCAGTGAGGTTGCCCAAGATAGCAGGCTTCAATGTGCTAAATTTACTTCCCCTGCTCACACTGCTATCAAAGGTAAAGCAGTTGCGAAGAAAGGAACTTCAGAGAACTGCAGCGACGTTCCCGAAGATAGCAGCACCCAGCCATGCATGGAATTCACCTCTCCTGCTCACACAGTTCCAACTTTCCATCCATTCACAGATAACGTGCCAACTCCAAAAATTACTGCCAGT GAGAGAAATTTTTTGCTGTCTGTGCTTGAGTTGGCCTCACCTGGATCGAAGCCAGAAACTTCTCAGCAGCCTTCTTGCAAAAGGGCTCTTCTTAATAGCCTTTGA
- the LOC123052003 gene encoding uncharacterized protein, which translates to MADLFHERYGHTNFTKLQIQEKQKDLKAQYRLLKDARKQSGVSWNYHTHMIDADAYLWQNLMSPWPEIAKFQNKPFPLYDKLGDLYDGHIAEGNFNFTSTEVTEVSDGDLEVEREKTAFSFDLNQYGDDLHMYDDPRDAAPSDGPSDAAPSDGPRDAAPSDGSRDATQRGGVATSNNKHVKESKKGKKRDDPMVEVMSQYVEVKRKQVEEESALLAGAKNAQEFSISKCIVVLHKMESIHRDERATAYKVFKSVENREIFLNSAAEDEESAAVFLRSEMAELTQRI; encoded by the exons ATGGCAGATTTATTTCATGAAAGATATGGACACACTAATTTTACAAAGCTACAGATTCAAGAAAAACAGAAAGACTTGAAAGCTCAATACAGACTTCTTAAGGATGCCCGCAAACAGAGCGGTGTCAGCTGGAACTATCATACACACATGATAGATGCTGACGCATATCTTTGGCAAAACTTGATGAGT CCGTGGCCAGAAATAGCTAAGTTCCAGAATAAGCCCTTTCCCCTCTACGATAAGCTTGGTGATCTGTATGATG GACATATAGCAGAAGGTAACTTCAATTTCACATCAACTGAGGTTACAGAAGTGAGTGATGGTGATCTCGAAGTTGAAAGAGAGAAGACTGCCTTCTCTTTTGACCTGAATCAATACGGTGATGATTTACACATGTATGATGATCCAAGAGATGCCGCCCCAAGTGATGGTCCAAGTGATGCTGCCCCAAGTGATGGTCCCAGAGATGCTGCCCCAAGTGATGGTTCAAGAGATGCTACACAAAGAGGTGGTGTTGCTACTTCAAATAACAAGCATGTGAAGGAATCAAAGAAGGGTAAGAAGCGTGATGATCCTATGGTGGAAGTGATGTCACAATATGTGGAGGTCAAACGGAAGCAAGTGGAGGAGGAGTCTGCTCTATTGGCCGGGGCAAAAAATGCCCAAGAATTCTCCATCAGCAAGTGCATTGTTGTTTTGCACAAGATGGAAAGTATCCACCGCGATGAAAGAGCCACTGCCTACAAAGTGTTCAAAAGTGTTGAGAACCGTGAGATCTTTCTTAATTCTGCCGCTGAAGATGAAGAAAGTGCTGCAGTGTTTCTTCGGAGCGAAATGGCAGAGTTGACTCAACGTATCTAA
- the LOC123052002 gene encoding transcription factor MYB88 isoform X2 — MATGPDLTSSSAADAAAASSAAKKDRHIVSWSAEEDDVLRAQIAHHGTDNWTVIATQFKDKTARQCRRRWYNYLNTECKKGGWSREEDMLLCEAQKLLGNKWTEIAKVVSGRTDNAVKNRFSTLCKRRAKDDELFEENGTVCSNASAKRVLTRSGGVTCAAPGSSPPIKNMSSCKPDFKENLAPNMKSFGQQKSIQQDSRQPLASICPDNQSVNIVKTQSLVTKTSTKQLHGEEQSCVKHEGNFLKRNDPKLATLLQQADLLSSLATKVNTENTSQSMDEAWQKLQNHLVKKDDNDMSESSMSGTASLLDDLDDLIVDPYENEEEDEQKSREQNGATSQMAPDQIMDNCPVDQIADESSLCGNTLSSTMEPCPEILAHINLGEAAEDMGLHFMEYSSPTHAAQAQQAKADAEIPASVDLSESAEGSWSQIMEYTSPARTVLHANSSPAHTVQAQQAKADAEIPVSVDLSEAAEGSWSQFMEYTSPAHTVLHAEGDAETPASVKLSEAAEGSLPQCMEHMSPAHTLLRAKTDSEIPASANSNEAAEGSWSQFMEYMSPAHIVLHAKADAETPASINLGEAAEGSLPQCMEPMSPAHTLLRAKTDYEIPASANLSEAAKDDSLQCTEYTSPARADLQANADAEISENFSEVAQDSRLQCAKFTSPAHTAIKGKAVAKKGTSENCSDVPEDSSTQPCMEFTSPAHTVPTFHPFTDNVPTPKITASERNFLLSVLELASPGSKPETSQQPSCKRALLNSL, encoded by the exons ATGGCGACCGGCCCCGATCtgacctcctcctccgccgccgacgccgccgccgcgtcgtCGGCGGCCAAGAAGGACCGCCACATCGTCAGTTGGAGCGCCGAG GAGGATGACGTGCTTCGTGCTCAGATTGCGCACCATGGAACTGACAA TTGGACAGTCATAGCCACACAATTCAAGGATAAGACTGCCAGACAGTGCAGGAGGAG ATGGTACAATTATTTGAATACAGAGTGCAAGAAAGGCGGGTGGTCTCGTGAAGAGGATATGCTTTTATGTGAG GCTCAAAAGCTTCTTGGTAACAAATGGACTGAAATAGCAAAGGTTGTCTCAGGCAG AACTGATAATGCAGTGAAGAATCGATTTTCTACGTTATGCAAAAGGCGGGCCAAGGATGATGAACTATTCGAGGAAAATGGCACAGTATGCTCCAATGCAAGTGCAAAGAGGGTACTGACACGGTCTGGTGGCGTCACATGTGCTGCACCTGGCTCCTCACCACCTATTAAGAACATGAG CTCTTGCAAACCTGATTTCAAGGAGAACTTAGCACCAAATATGAAGTCATTTGGACAGCAAAAGAGCATACAACAGGATTCTCGGCAACCCCTTGCTAGCATTTGTCCAGACAATCAGAGTGTGAATATTGTAAAAACCCAGAGTCTTGTCACTAAAACCTCaacaaagcaattacatggcgaagAACAGAGCT GTGTGAAGCATGAGGGTAATTTTTTGAAAAGGAATGATCCAAAACTTGCTACTTTACTTCAGCAAGCTGACTTGCTTTCTTCCCTAGCaacaaaagtaaatactgaaaataCAAGCCAAAGCATGGATGAAGCCTGGCAG AAACTACAGAATCATTTGGTTAAGAAAGATGATAATGACATGTCAGAGAGCAGTATGTCTGGAACAGCTTCACTCCTAGACGATCTCGACGATTTAATTGTTGATCCCTAtgagaatgaagaagaagatgaacagaAGTCCAG AGAGCAGAACGGAGCAACATCACAAATGGCTCCTGATCAAATAATGGATAATTGCCCAGTAGATCAAATCGCAGACGAAAGTAGCCTTTGTGGAAACACACTATCTAGTACTATGGAACCTTGCCCAG AAATTCTAGCTCATATAAACTTGGGTGAGGCTGCCGAAGATATGGGGCTTCATTTCATGGAATACAGTTCTCCTACTCATGCAGCTCAAGCTCAGCAAGCTAAAGCAGATGCAGAAATACCAGCGTCTGTAGACTTGAGTGAGTCTGCCGAAGGTAGCTGGTCTCAGATTATGGAATACACATCTCCCGCTCGTACAGTTTTGCATGCTAACAGTTCTCCTGCTCATACAGTTCAAGCTCAGCAGGCTAAAGCAGATGCAGAAATACCAGTGTCCGTAGACTTGAGTGAGGCTGCTGAAGGTAGCTGGTCTCAGTTTATGGAATACACGTCTCCTGCTCATACAGTTTTGCATGCTGAAGGAGATGCAGAAACACCCGCATCTGTAAAGTTGAGTGAGGCTGCTGAAGGCAGCCTGCCTCAGTGTATGGAACATATGTCTCCTGCTCATACACTTCTGCGAGCTAAAACAGATTCTGAAATACCAGCATCCGCAAACTCGAATGAGGCTGCAGAAGGTAGCTGGTCTCAGTTTATGGAATACATGTCTCCTGCTCATATAGTTTTACATGCTAAAGCAGATGCAGAAACACCAGCATCCATAAATTTGGGTGAGGCTGCCGAAGGTAGCCTGCCTCAATGTATGGAACCCATGTCTCCTGCTCATACACTTCTGCGAGCTAAAACAGATTATGAAATACCAGCATCAGCAAACTTGAGTGAGGCTGCCAAAGATGACAGTCTTCAGTGTACAGAATACACCTCTCCTGCTCGTGCAGATTTGCAAGCTAACGCAGATGCAGAAATATCAGAGAATTTCAGTGAGGTTGCCCAAGATAGCAGGCTTCAATGTGCTAAATTTACTTCCCCTGCTCACACTGCTATCAAAGGTAAAGCAGTTGCGAAGAAAGGAACTTCAGAGAACTGCAGCGACGTTCCCGAAGATAGCAGCACCCAGCCATGCATGGAATTCACCTCTCCTGCTCACACAGTTCCAACTTTCCATCCATTCACAGATAACGTGCCAACTCCAAAAATTACTGCCAGT GAGAGAAATTTTTTGCTGTCTGTGCTTGAGTTGGCCTCACCTGGATCGAAGCCAGAAACTTCTCAGCAGCCTTCTTGCAAAAGGGCTCTTCTTAATAGCCTTTGA
- the LOC123052002 gene encoding transcription factor MYB88 isoform X3 gives MATGPDLTSSSAADAAAASSAAKKDRHIVSWSAEEDDVLRAQIAHHGTDNWTVIATQFKDKTARQCRRRWYNYLNTECKKGGWSREEDMLLCEAQKLLGNKWTEIAKVVSGRTDNAVKNRFSTLCKRRAKDDELFEENGTVCSNASAKRVLTRSGGVTCAAPGSSPPIKNMSSCKPDFKENLAPNMKSFGQQKSIQQDSRQPLASICPDNQSVNIVKTQSLVTKTSTKQLHGEEQSCVKHEGNFLKRNDPKLATLLQQADLLSSLATKVNTENTSQSMDEAWQKLQNHLVKKDDNDMSESSMSGTASLLDDLDDLIVDPYENEEEDEQKSREQNGATSQMAPDQIMDNCPVDQIADESSLCGNTLSSTMEPCPVAEILAHINLGEAAEDMGLHFMEYSSPTHAAQAQQAKADAEIPASVDLSESAEVQAQQAKADAEIPVSVDLSEAAEGSWSQFMEYTSPAHTVLHAEGDAETPASVKLSEAAEGSLPQCMEHMSPAHTLLRAKTDSEIPASANSNEAAEGSWSQFMEYMSPAHIVLHAKADAETPASINLGEAAEGSLPQCMEPMSPAHTLLRAKTDYEIPASANLSEAAKDDSLQCTEYTSPARADLQANADAEISENFSEVAQDSRLQCAKFTSPAHTAIKGKAVAKKGTSENCSDVPEDSSTQPCMEFTSPAHTVPTFHPFTDNVPTPKITASERNFLLSVLELASPGSKPETSQQPSCKRALLNSL, from the exons ATGGCGACCGGCCCCGATCtgacctcctcctccgccgccgacgccgccgccgcgtcgtCGGCGGCCAAGAAGGACCGCCACATCGTCAGTTGGAGCGCCGAG GAGGATGACGTGCTTCGTGCTCAGATTGCGCACCATGGAACTGACAA TTGGACAGTCATAGCCACACAATTCAAGGATAAGACTGCCAGACAGTGCAGGAGGAG ATGGTACAATTATTTGAATACAGAGTGCAAGAAAGGCGGGTGGTCTCGTGAAGAGGATATGCTTTTATGTGAG GCTCAAAAGCTTCTTGGTAACAAATGGACTGAAATAGCAAAGGTTGTCTCAGGCAG AACTGATAATGCAGTGAAGAATCGATTTTCTACGTTATGCAAAAGGCGGGCCAAGGATGATGAACTATTCGAGGAAAATGGCACAGTATGCTCCAATGCAAGTGCAAAGAGGGTACTGACACGGTCTGGTGGCGTCACATGTGCTGCACCTGGCTCCTCACCACCTATTAAGAACATGAG CTCTTGCAAACCTGATTTCAAGGAGAACTTAGCACCAAATATGAAGTCATTTGGACAGCAAAAGAGCATACAACAGGATTCTCGGCAACCCCTTGCTAGCATTTGTCCAGACAATCAGAGTGTGAATATTGTAAAAACCCAGAGTCTTGTCACTAAAACCTCaacaaagcaattacatggcgaagAACAGAGCT GTGTGAAGCATGAGGGTAATTTTTTGAAAAGGAATGATCCAAAACTTGCTACTTTACTTCAGCAAGCTGACTTGCTTTCTTCCCTAGCaacaaaagtaaatactgaaaataCAAGCCAAAGCATGGATGAAGCCTGGCAG AAACTACAGAATCATTTGGTTAAGAAAGATGATAATGACATGTCAGAGAGCAGTATGTCTGGAACAGCTTCACTCCTAGACGATCTCGACGATTTAATTGTTGATCCCTAtgagaatgaagaagaagatgaacagaAGTCCAG AGAGCAGAACGGAGCAACATCACAAATGGCTCCTGATCAAATAATGGATAATTGCCCAGTAGATCAAATCGCAGACGAAAGTAGCCTTTGTGGAAACACACTATCTAGTACTATGGAACCTTGCCCAG TTGCAGAAATTCTAGCTCATATAAACTTGGGTGAGGCTGCCGAAGATATGGGGCTTCATTTCATGGAATACAGTTCTCCTACTCATGCAGCTCAAGCTCAGCAAGCTAAAGCAGATGCAGAAATACCAGCGTCTGTAGACTTGAGTGAGTCTGCCGAAG TTCAAGCTCAGCAGGCTAAAGCAGATGCAGAAATACCAGTGTCCGTAGACTTGAGTGAGGCTGCTGAAGGTAGCTGGTCTCAGTTTATGGAATACACGTCTCCTGCTCATACAGTTTTGCATGCTGAAGGAGATGCAGAAACACCCGCATCTGTAAAGTTGAGTGAGGCTGCTGAAGGCAGCCTGCCTCAGTGTATGGAACATATGTCTCCTGCTCATACACTTCTGCGAGCTAAAACAGATTCTGAAATACCAGCATCCGCAAACTCGAATGAGGCTGCAGAAGGTAGCTGGTCTCAGTTTATGGAATACATGTCTCCTGCTCATATAGTTTTACATGCTAAAGCAGATGCAGAAACACCAGCATCCATAAATTTGGGTGAGGCTGCCGAAGGTAGCCTGCCTCAATGTATGGAACCCATGTCTCCTGCTCATACACTTCTGCGAGCTAAAACAGATTATGAAATACCAGCATCAGCAAACTTGAGTGAGGCTGCCAAAGATGACAGTCTTCAGTGTACAGAATACACCTCTCCTGCTCGTGCAGATTTGCAAGCTAACGCAGATGCAGAAATATCAGAGAATTTCAGTGAGGTTGCCCAAGATAGCAGGCTTCAATGTGCTAAATTTACTTCCCCTGCTCACACTGCTATCAAAGGTAAAGCAGTTGCGAAGAAAGGAACTTCAGAGAACTGCAGCGACGTTCCCGAAGATAGCAGCACCCAGCCATGCATGGAATTCACCTCTCCTGCTCACACAGTTCCAACTTTCCATCCATTCACAGATAACGTGCCAACTCCAAAAATTACTGCCAGT GAGAGAAATTTTTTGCTGTCTGTGCTTGAGTTGGCCTCACCTGGATCGAAGCCAGAAACTTCTCAGCAGCCTTCTTGCAAAAGGGCTCTTCTTAATAGCCTTTGA
- the LOC123052002 gene encoding transcription factor MYB88 isoform X4, translating to MATGPDLTSSSAADAAAASSAAKKDRHIVSWSAEEDDVLRAQIAHHGTDNWTVIATQFKDKTARQCRRRWYNYLNTECKKGGWSREEDMLLCEAQKLLGNKWTEIAKVVSGRTDNAVKNRFSTLCKRRAKDDELFEENGTVCSNASAKRVLTRSGGVTCAAPGSSPPIKNMSSCKPDFKENLAPNMKSFGQQKSIQQDSRQPLASICPDNQSVNIVKTQSLVTKTSTKQLHGEEQSCVKHEGNFLKRNDPKLATLLQQADLLSSLATKVNTENTSQSMDEAWQKLQNHLVKKDDNDMSESSMSGTASLLDDLDDLIVDPYENEEEDEQKSREQNGATSQMAPDQIMDNCPVDQIADESSLCGNTLSSTMEPCPEILAHINLGEAAEDMGLHFMEYSSPTHAAQAQQAKADAEIPASVDLSESAEVQAQQAKADAEIPVSVDLSEAAEGSWSQFMEYTSPAHTVLHAEGDAETPASVKLSEAAEGSLPQCMEHMSPAHTLLRAKTDSEIPASANSNEAAEGSWSQFMEYMSPAHIVLHAKADAETPASINLGEAAEGSLPQCMEPMSPAHTLLRAKTDYEIPASANLSEAAKDDSLQCTEYTSPARADLQANADAEISENFSEVAQDSRLQCAKFTSPAHTAIKGKAVAKKGTSENCSDVPEDSSTQPCMEFTSPAHTVPTFHPFTDNVPTPKITASERNFLLSVLELASPGSKPETSQQPSCKRALLNSL from the exons ATGGCGACCGGCCCCGATCtgacctcctcctccgccgccgacgccgccgccgcgtcgtCGGCGGCCAAGAAGGACCGCCACATCGTCAGTTGGAGCGCCGAG GAGGATGACGTGCTTCGTGCTCAGATTGCGCACCATGGAACTGACAA TTGGACAGTCATAGCCACACAATTCAAGGATAAGACTGCCAGACAGTGCAGGAGGAG ATGGTACAATTATTTGAATACAGAGTGCAAGAAAGGCGGGTGGTCTCGTGAAGAGGATATGCTTTTATGTGAG GCTCAAAAGCTTCTTGGTAACAAATGGACTGAAATAGCAAAGGTTGTCTCAGGCAG AACTGATAATGCAGTGAAGAATCGATTTTCTACGTTATGCAAAAGGCGGGCCAAGGATGATGAACTATTCGAGGAAAATGGCACAGTATGCTCCAATGCAAGTGCAAAGAGGGTACTGACACGGTCTGGTGGCGTCACATGTGCTGCACCTGGCTCCTCACCACCTATTAAGAACATGAG CTCTTGCAAACCTGATTTCAAGGAGAACTTAGCACCAAATATGAAGTCATTTGGACAGCAAAAGAGCATACAACAGGATTCTCGGCAACCCCTTGCTAGCATTTGTCCAGACAATCAGAGTGTGAATATTGTAAAAACCCAGAGTCTTGTCACTAAAACCTCaacaaagcaattacatggcgaagAACAGAGCT GTGTGAAGCATGAGGGTAATTTTTTGAAAAGGAATGATCCAAAACTTGCTACTTTACTTCAGCAAGCTGACTTGCTTTCTTCCCTAGCaacaaaagtaaatactgaaaataCAAGCCAAAGCATGGATGAAGCCTGGCAG AAACTACAGAATCATTTGGTTAAGAAAGATGATAATGACATGTCAGAGAGCAGTATGTCTGGAACAGCTTCACTCCTAGACGATCTCGACGATTTAATTGTTGATCCCTAtgagaatgaagaagaagatgaacagaAGTCCAG AGAGCAGAACGGAGCAACATCACAAATGGCTCCTGATCAAATAATGGATAATTGCCCAGTAGATCAAATCGCAGACGAAAGTAGCCTTTGTGGAAACACACTATCTAGTACTATGGAACCTTGCCCAG AAATTCTAGCTCATATAAACTTGGGTGAGGCTGCCGAAGATATGGGGCTTCATTTCATGGAATACAGTTCTCCTACTCATGCAGCTCAAGCTCAGCAAGCTAAAGCAGATGCAGAAATACCAGCGTCTGTAGACTTGAGTGAGTCTGCCGAAG TTCAAGCTCAGCAGGCTAAAGCAGATGCAGAAATACCAGTGTCCGTAGACTTGAGTGAGGCTGCTGAAGGTAGCTGGTCTCAGTTTATGGAATACACGTCTCCTGCTCATACAGTTTTGCATGCTGAAGGAGATGCAGAAACACCCGCATCTGTAAAGTTGAGTGAGGCTGCTGAAGGCAGCCTGCCTCAGTGTATGGAACATATGTCTCCTGCTCATACACTTCTGCGAGCTAAAACAGATTCTGAAATACCAGCATCCGCAAACTCGAATGAGGCTGCAGAAGGTAGCTGGTCTCAGTTTATGGAATACATGTCTCCTGCTCATATAGTTTTACATGCTAAAGCAGATGCAGAAACACCAGCATCCATAAATTTGGGTGAGGCTGCCGAAGGTAGCCTGCCTCAATGTATGGAACCCATGTCTCCTGCTCATACACTTCTGCGAGCTAAAACAGATTATGAAATACCAGCATCAGCAAACTTGAGTGAGGCTGCCAAAGATGACAGTCTTCAGTGTACAGAATACACCTCTCCTGCTCGTGCAGATTTGCAAGCTAACGCAGATGCAGAAATATCAGAGAATTTCAGTGAGGTTGCCCAAGATAGCAGGCTTCAATGTGCTAAATTTACTTCCCCTGCTCACACTGCTATCAAAGGTAAAGCAGTTGCGAAGAAAGGAACTTCAGAGAACTGCAGCGACGTTCCCGAAGATAGCAGCACCCAGCCATGCATGGAATTCACCTCTCCTGCTCACACAGTTCCAACTTTCCATCCATTCACAGATAACGTGCCAACTCCAAAAATTACTGCCAGT GAGAGAAATTTTTTGCTGTCTGTGCTTGAGTTGGCCTCACCTGGATCGAAGCCAGAAACTTCTCAGCAGCCTTCTTGCAAAAGGGCTCTTCTTAATAGCCTTTGA